The following nucleotide sequence is from Fusobacterium varium.
CAGATGTAGTACCAGCTTTTCCAATCACTCCTTCTACAGAAATACCACAATATTTCTCTAAATTTGTTGCTGATGGATTAGTTGATACAGAGTTTATTCCAGTTGAATCAGAACATAGTGCAATGTCAGCTGCTATGGGTTCTCAAGCTGCTGGAGCTAGAACAATGACTGCAACTTCATCTTGTGGACTTGCACTTATGTGGGAGATGCTTTATGTTGTATCTTCAGCTAGATTACCTATTACACTTGCTTGTGTGAACAGAGCTCTTACTGGACCTATCAATATCAATGCTGATCATAGTGACTCTATGGGTGCTAGAGATGCTGGATGGATTCAAATATATAGTGAAACAAACCAAGAAGCTTATGACAATATGTTACAAGCTAATAGAATAGGTGAGCATCCAGATGTTCAACTTCCTGTTATGATTTGCCAAGATGGATTTATCACAAGTCATGCTGTTGAAAATATAGAACTACTTGAAGACGATGAAGCTAAAGCTTTTGTTGGAGAATATACTCCAGAAGATTATCTTTTAAATTCTAAAAGACCTGTAGCTATGGGACCTTATGATATTGTTTCATACTATATGGAGCACAAAGTTAATCAAGCTCATGCTATGATAAATGCTAAAAAAGTTATTCTTGAAGTAGCTGCTGAATTTGAAAAATTAACTGGAAGAAAATATGGATTCTTTGAAGAATATAGATTAGATGATGCAGAAGTAGCAATAGTTGTTATCAACTCTACTGCTGGAACTGCAAAAGCTGCTATAGATGAGATGAGAAAAGAGGGGAAAAAAGTTGGACTTTTAAAAATAAGAGTATTTAGACCTTTCCCTATGGAAGAGATTGCTCAAGCACTTAAACATATAAAAATGGTAGCTGTTATGGATAAATCTGAGGGATTCTCTGCTGCTGGAGGACCTGTTTTTGCTGAAGTAAGATCTGCTCTTTATGACTGTAACCCAAGACCTAAAATGGTAAACTATGTGTATGGACTTGGTGGTAGAGATGTTACTACAAACCATATCAAAGAGATCTTTGAAACTTTATTAAAAGAAAAAGATGAAGAGGTTAAAAATAGATATAGACATTTTGGTGTAAGAGGTTAGGAGGATAATAATATGGCATATAATTTCAAAAAAGAGATGGAAAAACCAGAAAGACTTACTGGTGGACATAGAATGTGTGCTGGTTGCGGAGCACCAGTTGCAGTAAGAGGAGTATTAAGAGCTCTAAAAGAGGAGGATCAAGCTGTTATTTGTAGTGCTACAAGCTGCCTTGAAGTTTCAACTTTCCTTTATCCTTATACAGCTTGGAAGGATTCTTTTATTCACTCTGCTTTTGAAAATGCTGCTGCTACTATCAGCGGAGCTGAAACAGCATATAGAGTTTTAAAGAAAAAAGGTAAAATTGATGATACATATAAATTTATAGCTTTTGGTGGAGATGGGGGAACATATGATATAGGATTCCAATCACTTTCTGGAGCTATGGAAAGAGGACATGATATGGTTTATGTATGCTATGACAACGAAGCATATATGAACACTGGTATTCAAAGATCTTCTGCTACTCCTATTGGAGCAGACACTACAACTACTCCACTTGGAAGTGAAAGTACAGGAAAAAATCAAACTAGAAAAGAGC
It contains:
- the porA gene encoding pyruvate ferredoxin oxidoreductase, with product MSIRERMSGNEAVAIAMRQINPDVVPAFPITPSTEIPQYFSKFVADGLVDTEFIPVESEHSAMSAAMGSQAAGARTMTATSSCGLALMWEMLYVVSSARLPITLACVNRALTGPININADHSDSMGARDAGWIQIYSETNQEAYDNMLQANRIGEHPDVQLPVMICQDGFITSHAVENIELLEDDEAKAFVGEYTPEDYLLNSKRPVAMGPYDIVSYYMEHKVNQAHAMINAKKVILEVAAEFEKLTGRKYGFFEEYRLDDAEVAIVVINSTAGTAKAAIDEMRKEGKKVGLLKIRVFRPFPMEEIAQALKHIKMVAVMDKSEGFSAAGGPVFAEVRSALYDCNPRPKMVNYVYGLGGRDVTTNHIKEIFETLLKEKDEEVKNRYRHFGVRG
- a CDS encoding pyruvate ferredoxin oxidoreductase (catalyzes the formation of acetyl-CoA from pyruvate and coenzyme A); the protein is MAYNFKKEMEKPERLTGGHRMCAGCGAPVAVRGVLRALKEEDQAVICSATSCLEVSTFLYPYTAWKDSFIHSAFENAAATISGAETAYRVLKKKGKIDDTYKFIAFGGDGGTYDIGFQSLSGAMERGHDMVYVCYDNEAYMNTGIQRSSATPIGADTTTTPLGSESTGKNQTRKELSDVMAAHNIPYVAQTTFMGNFKDLHEKAEKAIYTEGAAFLNILAPCPRGWRYESEDLMEMCKLAVETCYWPLFEVINGEWKLTYRPKKKLPIEEFLKKQGRFKHLFKPENRHIIDRIQKDVDTKWERLLKRCGEEL